The sequence CCCTAAAATGGCCTATGCTTTGCTATTACCCCTTTTTGGCTTTATTTTATACTATGCCACGATAGGGTATAAGAAGACAAGCTGGTAATGTTTATAAATATGGATGGACAAAGAACACGGAGAAATAAATAATCTTTGTGTTCTTTGTCCATCCATATTTATAATCACATAACTTTCCTCAGGCACCAGTTAGAAGTATTATCACTTTGATTTCGTCGTTTACTCCCTCTCCCATAACTGCTTCAACGCCTGGTCGTATCTGCCTCTTCGGCGAACACCAGGATTACCTGGGATTGCCAGTCATTGCCGCTGCCATTTCGCGCCGTATTCAGGTTCGGGCACAACGCGTTAGCTCGCGGGGTTTCCGGCTAAATCTACCCGATATAAAGAAGGCTGTCAATATTCCGTTTGACGGCCTTCCATTGCCTTACCCAGACATTCGCGATTATTTTCGATCGGCCGTGAATGTGCTGCTTCGCGAAGGCTTTCTGTTTTCAGCGGGTATCGAAGGTGAAGTTCATGGGAATATCCCAATCAATTCGGGTACATCGAGTTCATCGGCCTTGCTGGTTACCTGGCTCAATGTGCTGACTCAGCTTGCCGATGAACCGCGTCAGTTAGCTCAGGAACAATTGGCGGAGTTAGCTTATGTGGCCGAAGTTCTGGAATTTGGGGAACCTGGGGGTATGATGGATCACTATTCCACCGCTGTTGGCGATGTCATCTATCTGGAGTCAACGCCAACAATTTCACTTCGTAAATTCCATCCAAAACTCGGCACGTTCGTTCTTGGCGACTCTCAGGAGCCAAAAGACACAATTGGAATTCTGAAACGGGTCAAGTTTGGCATGCTTGACATTATTTCAAGACTTAACGCCGTTAACTCAACGTTCTCGCTGCATTATTCTCCGCTAACCGAAGCAACTGAGTTCAAGGATATTCTGAGCAAAGACGAGTACATTCTCCTAAAAGGCAATCTGGCTAACCGCGATATTCTACGCGATGCTCTTGCTGTTTTGGATACACCATCGGGAACGACGGACGAAATCGATCACTTCCGTTTTGGCAAGTTACTAACCGAACATCAGAACAATTTACGCGACGCCCAACGCATCAGCACGCCGAAAATTAATCGGATGATCGATGCGGCTCTCACGGCCGGAGCGTTAGGGGGTAAAATCAATGGCTCGGGTGGAGGTGGCTGTATGTTTGCCTACGCACCCGAAAACCCGGAACTGGTTGCAGAAGCTATTGAGCGCGAAGGTGGTAAAGCGTATGTGATTACAGTAGATAGGGGAACAATGATTAGCCCGTAACGGCTATCGTTCACAGCTATGGCTTTATTGATCATGCCCAAAATCGGCCTGCTTACTTCACATTAGCGGCCCGTTGAGCCGGGAACCACGACGTCAGAAAAGTTACCACAATCACCAGAACGGCAGTCATAATGATGTCACTACTGTCAAGACGAACCGGATAGGCATCGATTATCGAGCTTACAGTTCCCATGCCGATGAAGCCATATTGTTCCTGCGCCAGACAGATAAAAACGCCGATTGCCAATCCGGTGAAAGCACCAGTTAAAGCGATGATGGCTCCTTCGGTCAGGAAAATCCGTCGAACCAAACCCGTTGTTGCGCCAAGTGCATACAAAATCCGGATGTCTTCTTTCTTTTCGATGACCAGCATAGACAACGTAAAGAATATGTTGATCGACGCGACCAGAATGATAAATGCCAGGGTGATAGCGACCAGCAATTTTTCGATGCGAATAGTTCGGTAGAGATCAACATTCAGGTCATCCCGGCTCTGGACGATCAGTTTATCCCCCACAACATCCTGCAACGCCTGTTTTGCTGCATTCTCATCCGTACCAGGCTTCAGTTGAATTTCAAGGCTGGTGGCTTCATTGGTACTGTAACCAAATAATGACCGGGCTACAATTGACGGAACAAGCACGAAATTATCGTACTTAGACTCGATAAAAAACACGCCTGAAACTGTCAACGATTCCCGATTGAACGCATTGGGGTTAAGTACACTGAACGATTGATCACTTTGCGGATATAAAATCTCCAGTGGTGTTAGAATATCGACTGCCGATATGCTCAGGTCATTCCGGACTCCATCGGCAACAATGGCATAGTTTACGCCCCGATCGCGTAGCCGCAATTTACCTTCGAGCAGGGCCGAGTCGAGTTGCTTTCGTTGTAGGTAACTATCATCAACGCCTTTAAGCCGCACAACTGTTTCGCCATTTGCATAGCGAGCCAGTGCATTATCCTGCACTACGGCGGTTAACAGGTTTACACCAGCGGTCTGTTGCAGGCGCGTGAGCAGTTCGGGTGATGCCATGAACCGTTTACCCTGCTTAGGCAAAACGGTCATATCGGCCTCAAACGTTTTAAAAATCTGCCTGTTCAGTTCATCCATCCCGTTGAAGACTGACAAGACAACCACCAAAGCCATGGTTCCAACGCCTACGCCGAGCATAGACAGAATCGATAGCCAGCTAATAAAACTGCGTTTCTTTCGAGAGAAAAAATACCGTCGGGCAATCCAGGTCGGGAGGTTCATGAAGTAATTAAGAAAGAGTGCCTGCGTAAATAACTCTGACTGTGTTAATCACGCAGGCACGATACGCTTATTCGGCATCGTCTTCATCCTCCTCAGGTGCGGGAGGAATTTCGAGACCTGCGAAGAGCTTGTCCATTTTGTCGGCATATTCGGCCGTGTCATCCAGAAAGAAATGGAGCTCAGGAACGATACGGAGTTGGTGCCGAACCCGGTCGCCGAGATGCTGCCGGAGTACTTTTCCTTTCTCCTGAATACTTTCCAGAAGCATTTCTTTATTCTTGGTAGCCAGAAAGCTCAGGTACACACGGGCTACGCTCAGATCGGGCGACACACGCACGCTGGTGACCGTAATAAAAGCCCCGTTGAATAAATGTGGCACTTCGCGCTGAAAAATTTCACTTAAATCTTTCTGCAACTGCCGGGCTACTTTTTGTTGTCGTTTCGATTCCATAATATCTTACCTGGGCAACAAGTTGATTGGAAAGTTAATTGACTGGTGATTCCGCTCGCCAGAGGCCCCGATGGCTGTTTATTGACTAACGATCTGGCACCTCCAATTAATTACCCATCTGCAAATATCTGCACCTTTTTCGGTTCTGCCGAAATTGACTGTAAATTCGCAGTAGCAGTTAGTCAGTAGATAAGCCCAAAAATAAAATGAATGATGGGCTCGTCTACTTATCTAACCTACCAACATTTTGAATAGCCAACTGTTTTGTTACGTTTTTTCCGCTCTTATTATCCCTATCAATACGCCAGCCTGCTCGGGTTGCTGCTGTTGATTCGTTTGCCACTCTTACTGCATCCATTTCCAATGTTGATTCCAGAACTGAACTGGATGCTGGTAGGCGAGCAGATGAGCGAGGGTCATCTGCTTTACCGCGACATCTGGGACAGCATCAGCCCTCTATCGGCCGTGGTTTACTGGGGTTTACACACGTTATTCGGTCGTTCGACGCTTGTACTACATATTGCGGCAACGGTCGTTTCCGTCTTTCAGATCGTTTATTTCAATTACCTGACCAACAACCGCGATGTGTATCCCGATCGATCGTTCTGGCCAGGCTTGATATATATGCTGTTTCTGCATCTGTCCTTCGACTGCCTGACGCTCTCCCCGGTGTTGATGTCCACGAGTTTTCTATTATTGGCTTTCGGAACGCTCATCAAACAGATGGAACGCCGGGGTGCTACTGATGAGGTATTTGAGGTTGGTTTCTACATCGGCATCGCGGCTTTGTTTTACCTGCCCTCTGCTTTATTTATCATCTGGGCAACATTATCGCTACTTTTTTATACCGGAACAAGCTTTCGCCAACACTCCCTGTCACTATTCGGTTTTCTGTTTCCGATCGCTGCTACCGTCCTGTTTTATTACCTTAATAACAGTCTGGATGATTTTAACCGCAATCTACTGGCCTCTGTATTTCGGGTACGCCAATATTCACTGTCTGATTTTCAATCACTCGTTGCGTCCTTATTGATACCGCTGGGTCTGGGCGTGCTGGGCTTTCTAAGTTTATTTAGAAGTTCGAGTCGATACGTCAACTTTCAGCAACGGGTTCAGCAGATTATGATGATCTGGTTTGTTACTGCCGTGCTTACGATTGCGCTGGGTCCTTTTCTGGCTCCCATGTCGTTTCTGAGCTTCGTGCCGCCGATGGCCTATTTTACCTTGTATTATTTTGAAAATTTCCGAAAAGGATGGCTGGCAGAACTAGGCTTTTCAATCGCCTTCGGACTGATTCTGTTGTTATTCTATCAGGGACTTCTTGGGCTGATTCCGGGTTCGGACCTGGGCCGATTAAGTAGCTTACAGGTTCAATCATCTCCCCTTCCTGATAACATCCGGGATCGGCACATTCTGATTATTGGTGAAGATTTAAGCGCTTACCGGCTAAATCGTCCGGCCACGCCTTACCTCAATTGGGATTTAGCGAAATACGATCTTAAAAATCTGGATAATTACGAAGCCGTTATCAACGTATTTGATCACTTCCGGAAAGATCCGCCCGATTATATTATTGATCGCGAAAATGTGGTCGACAAATTATTTCAGCGTGCACCAGCCTTAGCTGGCTGGTATGAAAAAACAGCTACAGCAGGCGTGTATAAGCGTAAATGAGTAAAAATTTGTAGATTATGTTTCAGCGTTCATAGCCGAGGGCATTCTTAGCCAGATCTGTAACAGCCCAATCTGTCCATAAACTACAAATCGAATAGTAAAAACGTAAACCCATAATTCACATGCCTTCCCTCTCCTTTACAAATAAACGTACCAACCTGTATATCTTTCTAAGTGCCATTTTCCTGACAAACGCGCTCGTTGCCGAAATAATCGGTGTCAAAATTTTCTCGGTTGAAACGATGCTTGGCACTAAACCAGCGCAGATTCATTTATTCGGGGATTTTATTCTGGATTTCAATCTTACAGCTGGTGCAGTTATCTGGCCATTTGTTTTTATTACGTCTGATATTATCAATGAATATTTTGGCAAATCAGGTGTCCGACGAATTTCCTTTCTAACGGCTGGTTTCGTAGGTTATAGTTTCCTGATTATTTATGCCGTCACAAACCTGCCTCCGGCGCAGTTCTGGCTCGATGTAAATGCCAAAGATGCAGCGGGTAATTCCATCAATATCGATAATGCGTTCCAGATGATCTTCCGCCAGGGGCTGGGTATTATCATCGGTTCACTGACTGCTTTTCTGGTAGGCCAGATTCTGGATGTCTATGTATTCCACTCCTTACGCAGGATCACGGGTAGCCAAAAAATCTGGCTCCGGGCGACTGGTTCAACCCTTGTTTCGCAATTAGTGGATTCGTTTGTAGTCTTGGGAATCGCTTTCTACGTCTTCGGTAACTGGTCTTTAACGCAGGTGTTGGCAGTGGGGATTATTAATTACATCTACAAAGCGACATCAGCTATCGTACTGACCCCATTACTGTATGTAGCTCACTATTTTATTGATCGTTACCTCGGGAAAGAACACGCCGAAGAACTGGCAAACGAGTCAGCGATGAGTTCATTTATGTGATCAATCATTTCGATTCAATAGTAATAAAAATACTCAGTCACCTCAAAATTGACTGAGTATTTCCTGTTTTATATGATTATTTATTCCTATTTTTTATAAAAAAAGTAATATTATTATAGTTACTATCAGAAAGTTTATAGTACATTCATACCATACTAGACGGATATGCGCTAGTTGATTATCCGACCCATATCAATAGTAACATAGACTTACGCTAGTTCACCTTATAGTCACTACTAACTA comes from Spirosoma aureum and encodes:
- the rbfA gene encoding 30S ribosome-binding factor RbfA gives rise to the protein MESKRQQKVARQLQKDLSEIFQREVPHLFNGAFITVTSVRVSPDLSVARVYLSFLATKNKEMLLESIQEKGKVLRQHLGDRVRHQLRIVPELHFFLDDTAEYADKMDKLFAGLEIPPAPEEDEDDAE
- a CDS encoding ABC transporter permease is translated as MNLPTWIARRYFFSRKKRSFISWLSILSMLGVGVGTMALVVVLSVFNGMDELNRQIFKTFEADMTVLPKQGKRFMASPELLTRLQQTAGVNLLTAVVQDNALARYANGETVVRLKGVDDSYLQRKQLDSALLEGKLRLRDRGVNYAIVADGVRNDLSISAVDILTPLEILYPQSDQSFSVLNPNAFNRESLTVSGVFFIESKYDNFVLVPSIVARSLFGYSTNEATSLEIQLKPGTDENAAKQALQDVVGDKLIVQSRDDLNVDLYRTIRIEKLLVAITLAFIILVASINIFFTLSMLVIEKKEDIRILYALGATTGLVRRIFLTEGAIIALTGAFTGLAIGVFICLAQEQYGFIGMGTVSSIIDAYPVRLDSSDIIMTAVLVIVVTFLTSWFPAQRAANVK
- a CDS encoding mevalonate kinase family protein → MISSFTPSPITASTPGRICLFGEHQDYLGLPVIAAAISRRIQVRAQRVSSRGFRLNLPDIKKAVNIPFDGLPLPYPDIRDYFRSAVNVLLREGFLFSAGIEGEVHGNIPINSGTSSSSALLVTWLNVLTQLADEPRQLAQEQLAELAYVAEVLEFGEPGGMMDHYSTAVGDVIYLESTPTISLRKFHPKLGTFVLGDSQEPKDTIGILKRVKFGMLDIISRLNAVNSTFSLHYSPLTEATEFKDILSKDEYILLKGNLANRDILRDALAVLDTPSGTTDEIDHFRFGKLLTEHQNNLRDAQRISTPKINRMIDAALTAGALGGKINGSGGGGCMFAYAPENPELVAEAIEREGGKAYVITVDRGTMISP
- a CDS encoding queuosine precursor transporter, which produces MPSLSFTNKRTNLYIFLSAIFLTNALVAEIIGVKIFSVETMLGTKPAQIHLFGDFILDFNLTAGAVIWPFVFITSDIINEYFGKSGVRRISFLTAGFVGYSFLIIYAVTNLPPAQFWLDVNAKDAAGNSINIDNAFQMIFRQGLGIIIGSLTAFLVGQILDVYVFHSLRRITGSQKIWLRATGSTLVSQLVDSFVVLGIAFYVFGNWSLTQVLAVGIINYIYKATSAIVLTPLLYVAHYFIDRYLGKEHAEELANESAMSSFM